One Silene latifolia isolate original U9 population chromosome 4, ASM4854445v1, whole genome shotgun sequence DNA segment encodes these proteins:
- the LOC141651974 gene encoding uncharacterized protein LOC141651974: protein MTTWERQLLVKLDGVLLGGRGFGAAMKALFSYLGSEYGTTLTLGADGGCCTDWSCDILVAKKIKFFRRLEKATGRTTGMCSYFISSSCNFSITYYLVRLKFF, encoded by the exons ATGACCACGTGGGAGAGGCAACTGCTCGTCAAGTTAGATGGTGTATTACTTGGTGGGCGAGGTTTTGGCGCGGCAATGAAAGCTCTTTTTAGTTATCTTGGATCAGAATATGGAACCACTTTAACATTAG GTGCTGATGGTGGCTGCTGTACAGATTGGAGTTGTGACATCCTTGTCGCTAAGAAG ATAAAATTCTTCCGAAGATTGGAGAAGGCAACAGGCAGAACAACGGGTATGTGTAGCTATTTCATTTCATCATCTTGTAACTTTTCAATTACTTATTATTTGGTCAGGTTAAAGTTTTTTTGA